Sequence from the Helianthus annuus cultivar XRQ/B chromosome 13, HanXRQr2.0-SUNRISE, whole genome shotgun sequence genome:
TCTTAAAGGATTGGAGAGTAATGATTGGAAGGTGATGATGCTTTTATAACgactttattaattaaattaacaaataataaaacatagaAAGTCATTTTgacattgtttttggttttgtTCAGGCCCATCTCGAATCTATTGAAGCAGTAAGTAAAATTGTGGATGAGGCTAACAAGCGTATTCAGCCTACTGGAATAGGTacttttttttgcatttttttatataattttgtttgtttatcatcttttacacgtttttgtgttttttccaGTGGAATTGTTTGGGGCTCTTAGAGCTCGGTTATATGACAGCAACAAAAACTTAATTACGGCTACACTGACTTCTATAAGTGCTCTTGCATCGGCTATAGGACCTGGAGTAGAGAAGGCCAACAATGTCAATAGATACGTCTATCTTCATTTATATATAAATAAGTTAGGTTATTGTAAATCCAAGATTTAacatttaacaataataataatatatgctTTTCTTGCAGGGAATTTTGTCCGGTGTTATCAAATGCCTTGGTGACAATAAAAAGAGCACGAGAGAATCTACCATGATAACTTTGGATGCTTGGGTTGTTGTTACCCATCTTGATAAAATGGTATATGTTTTATTCATATCTAATTTTGTGCGTTCTAATTATATTTAACTGTATCAATCGTGACTTTTGGTTATTTGTAGGTACCATATATTACTGCTTCTTTGACTGATGCTAAACTTGGGGCAGAAGGACGTAAGGACCTTTTTGACTGGTTGTCGAGGCAACTTACAGGATTTGCAGAGTTACCTGATGCCATTCAGTTACTAAGACCAGTTGCTGTTTCTATGAtggtatttattatttataaagacTACATTCGTTGTTTCATTTGTCAGTCAACATATTAAGTAGTTTTTGTTTACCAGGATAAATCAGCAGATGTTCGTAAAGCCGCAGAAGCGTGCCTTAGGGATATTGTTAGAGTTTGTGGAACAGAAATGGTGTGTAAAGCTTCTTACTTTTAAATTTGAATATTCATATGTTTTACTTTTGCATAATCGTTTTGAATCAATTTTTTCATCCACTGTAGGTCATGAAGAATGTAAGAGATATTCAAGGTCCCGCGCTGGCGATTGTTCTTGAACGGTTGAAGACACACAGTGCATTTCCAGAAGTGCATGAGAACACAAGAACAGTCCCAGCTGGACAACCATCGAAAACAGGTTCAAAGATTGGCAAATCAAATGGTCATGCATCAAGGCATGGAAGCAGATCTGTATCTTCGGTATTGATATACTATCTGCTATACTTTGTTCATATTAATCTATTAGTTAGGTTTTATAACGGTTGAATCTAAAGTACACGATTGTGATCTGTAAGTGACTTATCATCTCTATAACATTCTGGTTGTTTTGTAATCCTTACTTAGTTCTCAATCATTAGGCCAAAGTTAGCTTCGGGCTCCGTTGAATTAAGCACCCAACAATTCGGAACTCTTTTAACCCAGTGACGAATACAAGCGAAGCAACACATTCTTGCAGGTGATATTTTCCAGATTGTTTTAAGTCAGCGTTTTGAACGTCGAACGCTCGCAGATCCTTTCGAGATTTATCGCGCGCTAAGAGTCGTGAATCCAAGTCCGTACATGACTTATTTGCAGGTACATTAACATTATTCATAAATTAAACTTTTCCAGTTATTTGTTGGATCTAGGTTCGTTCATCAGGTTTGTTTGTTAGTGAAATTCTGTAGTTATTGCTTGCTTAAAATAGTgtttt
This genomic interval carries:
- the LOC110897796 gene encoding protein MOR1 isoform X2, which codes for MLCQCPIMEIISTSFMFAFAVDAECEKNPFEGAAAAPKKTVKATDFVSSVCCGGLDSLPREDISRKITLALLKGLESNDWKAHLESIEAVSKIVDEANKRIQPTGIVELFGALRARLYDSNKNLITATLTSISALASAIGPGVEKANNGILSGVIKCLGDNKKSTRESTMITLDAWVVVTHLDKMVPYITASLTDAKLGAEGRKDLFDWLSRQLTGFAELPDAIQLLRPVAVSMMDKSADVRKAAEACLRDIVRVCGTEMVMKNVRDIQGPALAIVLERLKTHSAFPEVHENTRTVPAGQPSKTGSKIGKSNGHASRHGSRSVSSVLIYYLLYFVHINLLVRFYNG
- the LOC110897796 gene encoding protein MOR1 isoform X3, translating into MLCQCPIMEIISTSFMFALYVCLVLLGNIAVDAECEKNPFEGAAAAPKKTVKATDFVSSVCCGGLDSLPREDISRKITLALLKGLESNDWKAHLESIEAVSKIVDEANKRIQPTGIVELFGALRARLYDSNKNLITATLTSISALASAIGPGVEKANNGILSGVIKCLGDNKKSTRESTMITLDAWVVVTHLDKMVPYITASLTDAKLGAEGRKDLFDWLSRQLTGFAELPDAIQLLRPVAVSMMDKSADVRKAAEACLRDIVRVCGTEMVMKNVRDIQGPALAIVLERLKTHSAFPEVHENTRTVPAGQPSKTGSKIGKSNGHASRHGSRSVSSAKVSFGLR
- the LOC110897796 gene encoding protein MOR1 isoform X1 gives rise to the protein MLCQCPIMEIISTSFMFALYVCLVLLGNIAVDAECEKNPFEGAAAAPKKTVKATDFVSSVCCGGLDSLPREDISRKITLALLKGLESNDWKAHLESIEAVSKIVDEANKRIQPTGIVELFGALRARLYDSNKNLITATLTSISALASAIGPGVEKANNGILSGVIKCLGDNKKSTRESTMITLDAWVVVTHLDKMVPYITASLTDAKLGAEGRKDLFDWLSRQLTGFAELPDAIQLLRPVAVSMMDKSADVRKAAEACLRDIVRVCGTEMVMKNVRDIQGPALAIVLERLKTHSAFPEVHENTRTVPAGQPSKTGSKIGKSNGHASRHGSRSVSSVLIYYLLYFVHINLLVRFYNG